A window from Rhizosphaericola mali encodes these proteins:
- a CDS encoding FAD-binding dehydrogenase: MEQHFFPDAIIIGHGLAGLVAAFEMTKKSKTVLILDQEGETNLGGQAFWSLGGLFLVNSPEQRRMGIKDSFELAWQDWIGTAGFDRKEDYYPREWAKAYVKFATEEKYQYVKEAGVRFFPIVGWAERGDGMANGHGNSVPRFHVSWGTGTGIVKAFVEKVKVAQKKGLVQFGFRHRVTGFIKENNKVIGIMGDILDADEKLRGEKTNRKVIDQFQYFANNIVIASGGIGANHQLIQQNWPERLGAPPQTMVTGVPDYVDGNLINIAEKIGVHFINKDRMWHYTEGLQNWNPIWSNHGIRILPGPSSIWLDAKGKRLPAPFLPGFDTLGTLEYIMKSGYDYSWFILTQKIIKKEFALSGSEQNPDITNRDYKLLLKRVFGKKASEPIEKFKSDGKDFIVSDNLKDLVDKMNILFGENLLNYEYIHQQILARDRELDNPFSKDAQINYIRSTRKYLGDKLVRTAKLHKILDPKNGPLIAVKLHILTRKTLGGIETDLNGRVFDTEGNLIEGLFAAGEASGFGGGGMHGYRALEGTFLGGCIFSGKKAGEFIANNY; this comes from the coding sequence ATGGAACAACATTTTTTCCCCGACGCAATTATTATTGGTCACGGACTTGCTGGATTAGTTGCCGCATTTGAAATGACAAAAAAATCTAAAACAGTTTTAATTCTTGATCAAGAAGGAGAAACTAATCTTGGAGGACAAGCATTTTGGTCATTAGGAGGATTATTCTTAGTGAATTCTCCAGAACAACGCAGAATGGGAATCAAAGATTCATTTGAATTAGCATGGCAAGACTGGATTGGAACAGCTGGCTTTGACCGAAAAGAGGATTATTATCCCAGAGAATGGGCAAAAGCCTATGTAAAGTTTGCTACAGAAGAAAAATATCAATATGTAAAAGAAGCAGGAGTTCGCTTTTTTCCTATAGTTGGCTGGGCAGAGCGAGGTGATGGTATGGCAAATGGTCATGGAAATTCTGTTCCAAGATTTCATGTTAGTTGGGGTACTGGCACTGGGATAGTGAAAGCTTTTGTAGAGAAAGTGAAAGTCGCGCAAAAGAAAGGCTTAGTACAGTTTGGATTTCGTCATCGAGTGACTGGATTTATAAAAGAAAATAATAAAGTAATTGGCATCATGGGAGATATCCTAGATGCAGATGAAAAATTACGGGGCGAAAAAACCAATAGAAAAGTCATTGATCAATTTCAATATTTCGCTAATAATATAGTCATTGCGTCCGGTGGTATAGGCGCTAATCACCAACTCATACAACAGAATTGGCCGGAAAGACTAGGGGCGCCCCCTCAAACTATGGTGACTGGCGTACCAGATTATGTAGATGGAAATCTTATAAATATTGCTGAAAAAATTGGTGTACATTTTATAAATAAAGACAGAATGTGGCACTATACAGAAGGGCTTCAAAATTGGAATCCTATATGGAGTAATCATGGAATAAGGATATTGCCAGGGCCGTCTTCTATTTGGTTGGATGCAAAAGGAAAGCGATTACCAGCACCTTTCTTACCAGGTTTTGATACATTAGGTACTTTAGAGTATATCATGAAATCGGGTTATGATTATTCATGGTTTATTCTGACACAGAAAATTATAAAGAAGGAGTTTGCTCTTTCTGGTTCTGAACAGAATCCAGATATCACGAACAGAGACTATAAATTATTGCTTAAACGAGTATTTGGAAAGAAAGCTTCTGAACCTATCGAAAAATTTAAATCTGATGGTAAAGATTTTATAGTATCAGATAATTTAAAAGATTTGGTAGACAAAATGAATATTTTATTTGGAGAAAACCTTTTGAACTATGAATATATACACCAACAAATTCTGGCACGAGATAGAGAATTAGATAATCCATTTTCGAAGGATGCGCAAATTAACTATATTCGTAGCACGCGTAAATATTTGGGGGATAAGTTAGTTCGTACAGCGAAACTTCATAAAATTCTCGATCCTAAAAATGGTCCATTAATTGCAGTAAAGCTGCATATACTTACTAGAAAAACTTTAGGGGGAATTGAGACGGATCTCAATGGTCGAGTATTTGACACAGAAGGTAATCTTATAGAAGGACTTTTTGCCGCAGGGGAAGCTTCAGGTTTTGGTGGTGGTGGAATGCATGGTTATAGAGCTCTAGAAGGTACATTTCTGGGTGGTTGTATTTTTTCTGGTAAAAAAGCTGGAGAATTTATTGCTAATAACTATTAA
- a CDS encoding DUF4396 domain-containing protein: MNIVWPITGLYLAPIAVILFNKRSNTSHKMSLMDMKIPMHTTMKMSSPKVNLKSTSQSTMHCGSGCTIGDAISEPLMFIFPIAIVQNSLYNKWIIQFIFAFVTGILFQYIAIKQMQPKRSFSKIIVKALKADTLSLIFWQIGMYGGMAIAMSILPKNSMRPTTSIYWFCMQLAMILGFCTAFPINYLLLKKGIKDPM; the protein is encoded by the coding sequence ATGAATATCGTGTGGCCTATCACAGGTTTATATCTCGCTCCCATTGCGGTAATTTTATTCAATAAACGGAGTAATACCTCGCATAAAATGTCACTGATGGATATGAAAATACCAATGCATACCACTATGAAAATGTCATCACCCAAAGTTAATCTGAAATCCACTTCTCAAAGTACCATGCATTGTGGCAGTGGTTGCACTATAGGTGATGCGATTTCAGAGCCACTAATGTTCATTTTTCCTATAGCAATTGTACAAAATTCCCTTTATAATAAATGGATTATTCAGTTCATATTTGCGTTTGTTACCGGTATATTGTTCCAATATATCGCAATTAAACAAATGCAACCCAAACGATCCTTTTCTAAGATCATTGTAAAAGCTTTAAAAGCCGATACGCTTTCTTTAATATTTTGGCAAATAGGAATGTATGGAGGCATGGCAATCGCTATGAGTATTTTACCTAAAAATAGTATGCGACCTACGACATCGATCTATTGGTTTTGTATGCAGTTGGCAATGATCTTGGGCTTTTGTACCGCATTTCCAATAAATTATTTGTTGTTGAAAAAAGGGATCAAAGATCCTATGTAA
- a CDS encoding class I SAM-dependent methyltransferase, with the protein MEKSTNIFEYNYKLVHINVCIPNLATLKLKYENSLQDNPNINFPYWGQIWESAVALSDFIVDHPALFYDKKILELAAGLGLPSFVVSNFAQKVICSDYAKASLNYSEQTKLLNGLENVDIMQIDWNNIPSHLQPDIVLISDLNYEPQYFEELYFVLIALLNRGIKIFLATPQRLLAKPFIEKILEFAKHQEERQVRILDKKIEWITIFQLEI; encoded by the coding sequence ATGGAAAAATCTACTAATATATTTGAATACAACTATAAATTGGTACATATTAATGTCTGTATCCCTAATTTGGCTACATTAAAATTGAAATATGAAAATTCACTCCAAGATAATCCGAATATAAACTTCCCTTACTGGGGACAAATATGGGAATCAGCGGTTGCATTATCGGATTTTATAGTAGATCATCCAGCGTTATTTTATGATAAGAAAATACTAGAGCTCGCAGCAGGATTGGGGTTACCTTCCTTTGTAGTTTCTAATTTTGCACAAAAAGTGATTTGTAGTGATTATGCGAAAGCTTCTTTAAATTATTCGGAACAAACAAAACTACTAAATGGATTAGAAAATGTTGATATTATGCAGATTGACTGGAATAATATTCCTTCTCATTTGCAACCAGATATAGTGCTAATAAGTGATCTTAACTATGAACCACAATATTTTGAAGAACTATATTTCGTTTTAATTGCGTTGCTAAATAGAGGTATTAAAATATTTTTAGCTACGCCGCAACGTTTATTAGCAAAGCCCTTTATCGAAAAAATACTCGAGTTTGCTAAACATCAAGAAGAACGACAAGTGCGAATACTTGATAAAAAAATAGAATGGATTACTATTTTTCAATTGGAAATCTGA
- a CDS encoding acyltransferase family protein, with protein MSQNTLAPKQHYVLLDGLRGIAAISVVIFHFMEMMITDYEKIFIAHGFLAVDFFFCLSGFVVAYSYDDRIQSMGLKTFFRSRLIRLHPLVVIGTILGLIALIVDPFSNEFHTFNLGQIILLFIASILVIPLPIMKDRAFNLFGLNAPEWSLFWEYIANILYALILFKLSKKIIVVLMAIFAIALCHATARAGNIAGGWGKDTFWDGGIRLGFSFSMGMLIYRYKLSIKNNFGFLIFAILLFLMMISPFSKMNYILEPIIVILIFPIIIMMGIGSKYATKSSKFIKLLGNISYPLYMTHYAFIWIFNHYYTKVKPENSTVAIVIITTIIVMLAIAYVTMQYVDGPIRKYLTTKFKK; from the coding sequence ATGAGTCAAAATACTTTAGCACCGAAGCAACATTATGTACTTTTAGATGGATTACGTGGTATTGCAGCCATTTCTGTAGTTATTTTTCATTTTATGGAAATGATGATTACGGACTATGAAAAAATTTTTATCGCACATGGCTTCCTTGCCGTTGATTTTTTCTTTTGTCTTTCTGGTTTTGTAGTCGCTTATTCCTATGATGATCGGATACAATCTATGGGATTGAAAACTTTTTTTAGATCACGTTTAATAAGGCTACATCCATTAGTTGTAATCGGTACTATACTAGGTCTTATAGCACTTATAGTAGATCCTTTTTCAAATGAATTTCACACATTTAATTTGGGACAAATTATATTATTATTTATTGCTTCGATATTGGTCATTCCATTGCCAATAATGAAAGACCGAGCTTTTAATTTATTTGGATTAAATGCACCTGAGTGGTCTCTATTTTGGGAATATATTGCTAATATTCTATATGCACTCATTCTTTTTAAATTATCTAAAAAAATAATAGTTGTACTTATGGCGATTTTTGCGATCGCACTCTGTCACGCTACGGCTCGTGCTGGAAATATTGCAGGCGGCTGGGGAAAAGATACATTTTGGGATGGCGGTATAAGATTAGGATTTTCATTTAGTATGGGAATGCTTATCTATCGATACAAACTCTCTATTAAAAATAATTTTGGATTCTTAATATTTGCCATACTATTATTTTTAATGATGATATCACCATTTTCAAAGATGAATTATATATTAGAACCTATTATAGTCATTCTTATTTTCCCTATCATTATCATGATGGGAATCGGTTCAAAATATGCGACAAAATCATCCAAATTCATAAAACTTTTAGGTAATATTTCCTATCCATTATATATGACACACTACGCATTTATATGGATATTCAATCACTATTATACCAAAGTAAAACCAGAAAATTCGACAGTCGCAATAGTTATCATCACCACAATTATCGTCATGCTTGCAATAGCGTATGTCACTATGCAATATGTCGATGGTCCTATTCGCAAATATTTGACTACAAAATTTAAAAAATAA
- a CDS encoding ABC transporter ATP-binding protein yields the protein MNIQLASASKRFNKEWVFRNLSYKFLSGETYAITGNNGSGKSTLLQCICGATALSNGTCTWSDGSFSEETKTSEKIFQQFSIAAPYLEVIEEMTALEFLKFHSSFKPLSKQFSLEEMLTEVQLQNAMQKQIRYYSSGMKQRIKLAMAIFSEVPVLLLDEPCSNFDQAGFDLYKSLIEKYANGRTIIVSSNDTNEYGFCKTIIDIRDYKKLPQKNT from the coding sequence GTGAATATACAATTAGCCTCCGCCAGCAAGAGATTTAATAAGGAATGGGTTTTCCGTAATTTGAGTTATAAATTCTTATCTGGAGAAACGTATGCCATAACAGGAAATAACGGTAGTGGTAAAAGTACTTTATTGCAATGTATCTGTGGCGCGACAGCATTATCCAACGGCACTTGTACATGGTCTGACGGAAGTTTTTCAGAAGAGACAAAAACCAGTGAAAAAATCTTTCAACAATTTTCCATCGCGGCGCCCTATCTGGAAGTGATTGAAGAAATGACAGCATTAGAGTTTCTTAAATTTCATAGTTCTTTCAAACCCTTATCCAAACAATTTTCTTTGGAGGAAATGTTGACTGAAGTACAATTGCAAAATGCTATGCAAAAGCAAATTCGCTATTATAGTAGTGGTATGAAACAAAGAATTAAATTGGCAATGGCCATTTTCTCGGAAGTTCCGGTTTTGCTTTTAGATGAGCCATGTTCCAATTTTGATCAAGCAGGATTCGATTTGTATAAGTCGCTTATTGAAAAATATGCCAATGGTCGTACGATTATAGTCAGTAGTAATGATACTAATGAATACGGCTTTTGCAAAACAATTATTGATATCCGAGATTACAAAAAATTACCACAAAAAAATACGTAG
- a CDS encoding aldo/keto reductase, protein MAYRKLGKTALELTEITFGAWAIGGWMWGGNEGNDAIEAIKVAIDNGITSIDTAPIYGQGESELLVGEAIKGISRDKIQIATKFGMRWDLAKGELVGPSEKNDGTKINIYKYAGKESVIEECENSLKRLGTDYIDLYQIHWADPTTPIEETYEAVLRLKEQGKIREAGVCNYDVAQVAKADKVCPLASIQEPYSILRKDIEEDLVPYVIDNEIGILAYSPLQRGILAGKYQPGHVFNAGDTRAGSKYYQDDYLLKVNSFLDAIKPIAAGKNVTIAQVILRWTLSQPGITIALAGARNAQQALDNASVMELALSDDELSEIDTQFAKVEIPA, encoded by the coding sequence ATGGCATACAGAAAATTAGGAAAAACAGCATTGGAATTAACAGAAATAACATTCGGTGCTTGGGCAATTGGCGGTTGGATGTGGGGCGGAAATGAAGGAAATGATGCCATTGAAGCAATAAAAGTTGCAATTGATAACGGAATTACCTCGATCGATACGGCACCGATATACGGTCAAGGTGAAAGTGAATTGTTGGTAGGAGAGGCGATCAAAGGAATTTCCAGAGACAAAATTCAGATCGCTACCAAATTTGGGATGCGTTGGGATCTTGCGAAAGGAGAATTGGTCGGTCCGAGTGAAAAAAATGACGGCACAAAAATCAATATTTACAAATATGCGGGTAAAGAAAGCGTCATCGAAGAATGTGAAAATAGCTTGAAAAGATTGGGCACAGATTATATCGATCTTTACCAAATACATTGGGCTGATCCGACCACGCCGATTGAGGAAACGTATGAAGCGGTTCTACGCTTAAAAGAACAAGGAAAAATACGCGAAGCCGGCGTCTGTAATTATGATGTTGCACAAGTAGCCAAGGCGGATAAGGTCTGCCCACTGGCCTCTATCCAAGAACCTTATAGTATTTTGCGAAAAGATATTGAAGAGGATTTGGTACCGTATGTTATTGATAATGAAATAGGTATATTGGCGTACAGTCCATTGCAAAGAGGAATACTTGCCGGCAAGTATCAGCCTGGTCATGTGTTCAATGCAGGAGATACGAGAGCAGGAAGTAAATATTATCAAGATGATTATTTACTTAAAGTAAATAGCTTTTTAGATGCAATAAAGCCTATTGCGGCGGGAAAAAATGTAACAATTGCACAAGTGATTTTACGTTGGACATTATCTCAGCCAGGTATAACAATCGCGTTGGCAGGCGCAAGAAATGCGCAACAAGCACTAGATAATGCATCTGTAATGGAATTAGCGCTTTCGGATGATGAATTAAGTGAAATCGATACACAATTTGCGAAAGTAGAGATTCCTGCATAA